The following is a genomic window from uncultured Draconibacterium sp..
GGCCTTTTGCCGAACTCTCGGAAGAGGACTTTTATGTGGGTCTCAGAGGCAAATTGATGGGACAGGTAAATATTGTTCGAATTGGGAAAGACTACTTAAACGAAGGTGGATCAATAACACTAACAACAGGGGTATTGCCCGACGATCCGGTGTTGGGAGCAACCAACTCGGCGATGGCAAATAATGCCATCCATGGTTTTGTCCTTGCTGTTTCGCAGGAACATCGAAATGAATTCCGGCTAAATGTGGTTTCTCCAGAATTGGTTGAAGACTCGGCTGGACGACTTGGCAATGCATTCCCGGGGCACACACCTGTTTCGATGCAGAAAGTGGTCAGGGGCTATGAGCGAAGTGTGGAAGGTCTGCGAA
Proteins encoded in this region:
- a CDS encoding short chain dehydrogenase, translated to MKIVVIGGQGTIGSAVAKHFKKKKHEVITASRNSGDVQVDMESSESIKKMFEQIGKVDAIVNCAGATKWGPFAELSEEDFYVGLRGKLMGQVNIVRIGKDYLNEGGSITLTTGVLPDDPVLGATNSAMANNAIHGFVLAVSQEHRNEFRLNVVSPELVEDSAGRLGNAFPGHTPVSMQKVVRGYERSVEGLRTGEIIRIYE